A part of Lactobacillus sp. ESL0700 genomic DNA contains:
- a CDS encoding L,D-transpeptidase family protein translates to MQSRKNLKRYNHRNNLYLVIVGIILILGVIFGVVLYNNHVASQKRAREFAVNHFNPNVTIYGVKVGNLTVNKATTKINARAKNMVLLENGKVTIERDPSISTIDADTVSDYFKKQHTEMPDKQTRTYDFKQLSAAAKKFKAISKTTITYQVAGKNYKLPAKKMINQLSFKNNKYSFTNVENLTAKLNQIDSKVSTLHKSYKFAVPSKNKLNHTKITVKNQSYGWGVYVKKAQAAVEQAYLNQTKTVAGQNYIYGLGYSTYGLGYGKKNSGIGDNYIVVSLKNQEVWIVRKGKLAVHLNDVVTGTKDGGKGNRTPQGVWYIQYKQSPATLRGRNDDGSKYASKVRYWMPFTLSGCGLHDASWRTDWSKKAYLRGGSHGCVNIKPSEIKQVWHNVVKHEAVIVYN, encoded by the coding sequence ATGCAATCACGAAAAAACTTAAAAAGATACAATCACCGCAATAATCTCTACCTAGTTATTGTCGGCATTATTTTGATTTTGGGTGTTATTTTTGGTGTCGTTTTATATAACAACCATGTTGCCTCGCAAAAGCGGGCGCGGGAGTTTGCCGTCAACCACTTTAATCCTAACGTTACTATTTATGGCGTAAAGGTTGGCAATTTAACCGTCAATAAGGCAACCACGAAGATTAATGCTCGTGCCAAGAACATGGTGCTACTTGAAAACGGCAAGGTAACTATTGAACGCGACCCTAGCATCAGCACAATTGACGCGGACACAGTAAGTGATTACTTCAAGAAGCAACATACAGAAATGCCCGACAAGCAAACTCGCACTTATGACTTCAAGCAGTTATCAGCTGCCGCCAAAAAGTTCAAGGCAATTAGTAAGACAACCATTACTTATCAAGTCGCTGGCAAAAATTACAAATTACCGGCTAAAAAGATGATTAACCAGTTATCTTTCAAGAATAATAAGTATTCCTTTACTAATGTTGAGAATTTAACGGCCAAACTTAACCAAATTGACAGTAAAGTTTCCACTCTTCACAAGAGCTACAAGTTCGCCGTACCAAGTAAGAATAAACTTAACCACACCAAGATTACGGTCAAAAACCAAAGCTACGGCTGGGGTGTTTACGTTAAAAAGGCCCAAGCAGCAGTTGAGCAAGCTTACCTCAATCAGACTAAGACAGTTGCTGGTCAGAATTACATTTATGGCCTTGGTTACAGCACTTACGGCCTTGGTTATGGCAAGAAGAATTCCGGTATTGGTGACAATTATATTGTTGTTTCTCTTAAAAATCAGGAAGTCTGGATTGTTCGCAAAGGTAAGCTAGCCGTCCATCTGAATGACGTTGTTACGGGAACTAAAGACGGTGGCAAAGGCAACAGAACACCGCAGGGCGTCTGGTACATTCAGTATAAGCAGTCGCCGGCAACACTGCGCGGCCGCAATGATGATGGCTCTAAGTATGCCTCCAAAGTTAGGTACTGGATGCCATTTACTTTAAGTGGCTGCGGCTTGCATGACGCCAGCTGGCGCACAGACTGGAGCAAGAAGGCATATTTGCGCGGCGGCTCACATGGCTGCGTCAATATTAAACCAAGTGAGATCAAACAAGTTTGGCACAACGTTGTTAAACACGAAGCCGTTATTGTTTATAACTAA
- a CDS encoding DUF4931 domain-containing protein yields MENEPLVFELGVAKGKPHSYRKTPRKPVCPFCAVDQLTDIYEKQGEMIWLHNKFPTLRDTVQTVLIESSDHNGDIANYAPDDNRRLMRFALACFKQMNDSGEYQSVLWYKNYGPRSGGSLEHPHMQLVGLKHLDGYKYIHPDNFAGISVFNNQEVEVNIATHPVQGYDELNINLLSSSGLDLWADWIQSGVKYMLNVMFNGRCTSYNLFFYPREDGGICAKLISRFEAPAYFVGYKLSQVDDEQTLQQEAKQFRRFFDNGSNTNYEK; encoded by the coding sequence ATGGAAAATGAACCGTTGGTTTTTGAATTAGGAGTTGCCAAGGGTAAGCCTCATTCATACCGCAAAACACCGCGTAAGCCGGTTTGTCCATTTTGTGCTGTTGACCAATTAACCGATATTTACGAAAAGCAGGGAGAAATGATCTGGCTGCATAATAAATTTCCGACTTTACGCGATACGGTCCAGACAGTTTTGATTGAGTCGAGCGACCATAATGGCGATATTGCTAACTATGCCCCAGATGATAACCGCAGGCTCATGCGCTTTGCTCTTGCATGTTTTAAGCAAATGAATGATAGCGGCGAGTATCAATCTGTCTTGTGGTATAAAAATTACGGCCCGCGCTCCGGCGGTTCTCTTGAGCATCCGCACATGCAGCTAGTTGGATTAAAGCATCTGGATGGATACAAGTATATTCATCCAGATAATTTTGCTGGGATTTCTGTATTCAATAATCAAGAAGTTGAGGTCAATATTGCCACACATCCTGTCCAAGGCTATGACGAGTTAAACATTAACTTACTTAGCTCGTCGGGGCTTGACCTGTGGGCAGATTGGATCCAGAGCGGGGTTAAGTACATGCTCAACGTGATGTTTAACGGCCGCTGTACGTCGTACAACTTATTCTTTTATCCGCGTGAAGATGGCGGTATTTGTGCCAAATTGATTTCGCGCTTTGAAGCACCGGCGTATTTTGTTGGCTATAAATTATCTCAAGTTGATGATGAGCAGACGCTGCAGCAGGAGGCTAAGCAATTCCGCCGCTTTTTTGATAATGGTTCAAACACAAATTATGAAAAATAA
- a CDS encoding alpha/beta hydrolase — MKNKIIKIVGSSIVLKEATRLVYGRSLSSLLVEQALQLVKPFPEVTAESYQVAMKTGNLPYEIPAYAVKMGFRPWLKREDVVSLTKDARAHDRVIFYLHGGGFWQQPTLFHYHFLAKLACKLQAEIVMPIYPKIPVFTAQDINQMVLDVYRLLCQKYPKDTQIILMGDSAGGGLALAMLEQLTKLKLPQPQQAFLFSPWLDVRTDDPQMKLIQPNDHLLKIADLQLRGRLYARKLSNSVLARPLLGDLSNLPPIVAFTGTHDILNVDAQKLQKRATETNSNIAVITYAQMDHDFILFPIPEARQATAKVVDLVKKPICVNK, encoded by the coding sequence ATGAAAAATAAAATAATCAAAATAGTTGGTTCAAGTATAGTTTTAAAGGAAGCAACGCGGTTAGTTTATGGTCGCAGCCTAAGTAGCTTATTAGTAGAACAGGCATTGCAACTCGTAAAGCCATTTCCTGAAGTAACTGCCGAGAGCTATCAAGTTGCGATGAAGACAGGCAATCTGCCGTACGAAATACCAGCTTATGCTGTCAAAATGGGTTTTAGGCCCTGGCTGAAGCGTGAGGATGTTGTTAGCCTAACTAAAGATGCGCGTGCACATGATAGGGTTATTTTCTACTTGCACGGTGGCGGTTTTTGGCAGCAGCCAACCCTCTTTCATTATCATTTTTTGGCAAAACTTGCCTGTAAATTGCAAGCAGAAATTGTCATGCCAATTTATCCCAAAATTCCGGTGTTTACAGCGCAAGACATTAATCAAATGGTCTTAGATGTATACCGACTGTTGTGTCAAAAGTATCCTAAAGATACGCAAATTATTCTGATGGGTGATTCAGCAGGTGGCGGCTTGGCTTTGGCGATGCTTGAGCAACTGACAAAATTGAAATTGCCGCAACCACAACAAGCATTTTTATTTTCGCCTTGGCTCGATGTCCGTACTGATGATCCCCAGATGAAATTAATTCAGCCTAATGATCATCTTTTGAAAATAGCTGACTTGCAGTTGCGCGGGCGGTTATATGCCAGAAAGCTTAGTAATAGTGTGTTGGCTAGACCACTTTTAGGGGATTTAAGTAATTTGCCCCCGATTGTGGCTTTTACCGGGACACATGATATTTTAAATGTTGATGCGCAAAAACTACAAAAAAGGGCTACGGAAACAAATTCAAATATTGCAGTTATTACATATGCACAAATGGATCATGATTTTATTTTGTTCCCAATACCAGAAGCGCGTCAGGCAACAGCTAAAGTCGTCGATTTGGTTAAAAAACCAATTTGTGTTAATAAATAA
- a CDS encoding ECF transporter S component, translating into MHRKETRNLAITAVFVAIFLLQTFVPNIGYIRILPTLPAITTVPLTVAVYSLLMGPKAGTLFGLFWGLLRLFQAYTQPGDIVSLMLFQNVFISLVPSILAGLFPGLVGRLFEHKSGKARELGYILAGAVTSLTNTVVVILLTSIIFMGNGKLAASMGHFAPGTPLIMILILALGMNGLIEAIFTAVVTPIIVTPMKTVMKKLR; encoded by the coding sequence ATGCACAGAAAAGAAACTCGTAATTTAGCGATTACCGCCGTATTTGTTGCAATTTTTTTATTACAAACCTTCGTTCCTAATATTGGTTATATCCGGATTTTGCCAACATTACCGGCAATCACAACTGTTCCACTGACGGTGGCCGTTTATTCCTTATTAATGGGACCTAAGGCGGGGACACTCTTTGGCCTTTTCTGGGGATTATTGCGATTATTTCAGGCATACACACAGCCGGGAGATATTGTCAGCTTGATGTTGTTTCAGAATGTCTTTATTTCTCTAGTGCCAAGCATTCTAGCAGGACTATTTCCGGGATTAGTTGGCCGCTTATTTGAACATAAGTCGGGTAAGGCGCGCGAACTAGGATACATTTTAGCTGGGGCAGTCACGTCTTTGACCAACACTGTCGTGGTAATCTTACTGACAAGTATTATTTTTATGGGTAATGGTAAATTGGCAGCAAGCATGGGTCACTTTGCGCCGGGGACACCATTAATTATGATTTTAATTTTGGCATTAGGGATGAATGGCTTAATTGAAGCCATCTTCACCGCAGTTGTCACGCCGATTATTGTTACCCCAATGAAGACAGTCATGAAAAAGTTGCGGTAA
- a CDS encoding ABC transporter ATP-binding protein produces the protein MTEILRVDQATKTYGKRGEKQYQALKGINFGVDAGEFVAIMGASGSGKTTLLNILSTLDKPTTGHVFINHEDISTLNANQMADFRSKQIGFIFQDFNLLENLTNRENIALPLTLQGMSARKIDPLVDKIAARLGIKEILAKYPAQLSGGQKQRVASARALVHEPAILLADEPTGALDSSSARELLDTMADLNQKDGVTTLMVTHDPFSASFANRILFIKDGKIGEQILKGEMSRQDFYHMLIDHLGTEE, from the coding sequence ATGACTGAAATTTTACGGGTAGATCAAGCTACTAAAACCTACGGTAAACGTGGTGAAAAGCAATATCAAGCACTAAAGGGGATTAACTTTGGTGTTGATGCCGGTGAGTTTGTTGCAATCATGGGTGCGTCAGGTTCTGGTAAGACGACGCTGCTGAATATTTTGTCGACCTTGGACAAGCCAACCACGGGTCATGTGTTTATTAACCACGAAGATATCAGCACCTTAAATGCAAATCAGATGGCAGACTTTAGAAGTAAGCAGATTGGGTTTATTTTTCAAGATTTTAACTTATTGGAGAACTTGACTAACCGCGAAAATATTGCATTGCCGTTAACTTTACAAGGGATGTCAGCACGTAAAATCGACCCGCTAGTTGATAAGATTGCTGCAAGATTGGGTATTAAAGAAATTTTAGCCAAATATCCAGCGCAATTATCTGGTGGTCAAAAGCAGAGAGTTGCTTCAGCGCGGGCCTTAGTCCATGAACCAGCAATCTTACTAGCTGATGAACCAACTGGGGCCCTGGATTCAAGTAGCGCGCGTGAATTGCTCGACACGATGGCCGATTTGAACCAAAAAGACGGTGTAACCACGTTGATGGTAACTCACGACCCGTTTTCTGCTAGTTTTGCTAACCGGATTTTATTTATTAAAGACGGTAAAATCGGCGAGCAAATCTTGAAGGGTGAGATGTCACGGCAGGACTTTTATCATATGTTAATTGATCATTTGGGCACCGAAGAATAG
- a CDS encoding FtsX-like permease family protein, protein MIWKLSLTGIKSRFKDYLVLFSGLVVASMIFYMFLTLAINPAFLKNNAGILEDNLLTYIFGFGIVLLLIITVVYLVYANMFLLSMRKHDYGMFLTLGAKSSRIGLLIFCETIITGMLAAALGIILGFGLTAIVGHLLIGKMGLVITHFQVVLPSAILWTLVFFVIVFLLGALRNVFKLTHTKVIDLLHEDQEPVKFSHRPVLHLIEAVLGLLLLAIGYWIMQKHGVDPFNVIPIALVTIVAGSYFVLNSLFTAIISSLIKRHSFSYHGLRMFTLGQLKFRLHDYTKILTVISLLFALALGAITVGLNFNSEKEMAKSIAYYDVTVSSKSSAVQKELAKVSIKSEQTYHYTETKHDLYFNQAEFENKQIKTVEPKEQSDNIAWTEKTLPTSQLDRPGTEANNKFGNLVPNGVEKKIRLVSQATLAKVKGQQKFVSLIKVKDFDKDFPILLKIEQLEKKETPAYSMISNNSKSHYYQGILGMVSGFEFMGFFLGLAFLTMLASTLMFKVLSSAASDKLRYQMLFKIGARRRILKRSVAEEIGTLFLIPGVLGVIDVLFGLQLFRTILYHPYAGIWLPFTIFIVLYFFYYVLTVHLYEKIVLAKN, encoded by the coding sequence ATGATTTGGAAATTATCTTTAACGGGGATTAAGAGCCGGTTTAAAGACTATCTTGTTTTGTTTTCGGGATTAGTTGTTGCCAGCATGATCTTTTACATGTTCTTGACTTTAGCAATTAATCCTGCTTTTTTAAAAAATAATGCTGGGATATTAGAAGACAATTTACTTACTTATATTTTTGGCTTTGGCATTGTTCTGCTCTTGATTATTACTGTTGTGTATCTAGTTTATGCAAACATGTTTTTGCTTAGTATGCGTAAGCATGATTACGGCATGTTTCTGACTTTAGGAGCTAAAAGTTCCCGCATTGGTCTGCTCATTTTTTGTGAAACGATTATTACGGGAATGCTAGCAGCCGCACTAGGTATAATACTTGGCTTTGGCTTAACCGCAATAGTTGGGCACTTATTAATTGGCAAGATGGGCTTAGTAATTACACATTTTCAAGTAGTTTTACCAAGTGCAATTTTGTGGACGCTAGTTTTCTTTGTCATTGTTTTCCTTTTAGGAGCATTGCGAAACGTATTTAAGCTGACACATACGAAAGTAATTGACTTGCTGCATGAGGATCAAGAACCGGTAAAGTTTAGTCATCGTCCAGTTTTGCATTTAATTGAGGCAGTTTTAGGGTTACTGCTTCTGGCAATTGGCTACTGGATTATGCAAAAACATGGTGTAGATCCGTTTAATGTAATTCCTATTGCCTTAGTGACGATTGTTGCGGGATCATATTTTGTTTTAAATTCTTTGTTTACGGCAATTATTAGTTCGCTGATTAAGCGGCACAGTTTTTCTTATCATGGCTTGCGCATGTTCACTCTGGGACAGCTTAAGTTTCGCTTGCATGATTATACTAAAATTCTAACGGTAATTTCGCTGCTGTTTGCTTTAGCCCTAGGTGCAATTACTGTCGGGCTGAACTTTAATTCGGAAAAAGAAATGGCTAAGTCGATTGCTTACTACGACGTCACTGTAAGCAGTAAATCTTCAGCTGTTCAGAAAGAGTTAGCCAAGGTATCAATCAAGTCTGAGCAAACTTATCATTATACAGAAACTAAACATGATCTGTATTTTAACCAAGCAGAATTTGAAAATAAGCAAATTAAAACTGTCGAGCCGAAAGAGCAGAGTGATAATATCGCTTGGACTGAAAAGACACTGCCAACAAGTCAGCTTGATCGACCAGGTACTGAGGCCAACAATAAATTTGGTAATTTAGTTCCTAATGGTGTTGAAAAAAAGATCCGTTTGGTGTCGCAAGCTACTTTAGCTAAAGTTAAGGGCCAACAAAAGTTTGTGTCTTTAATTAAGGTCAAAGATTTTGACAAAGATTTTCCGATTTTACTTAAAATTGAGCAGCTGGAAAAGAAAGAAACACCTGCATATAGCATGATTTCTAATAATAGTAAGTCGCATTACTATCAAGGAATACTAGGAATGGTCAGCGGCTTTGAGTTCATGGGCTTTTTCTTAGGCTTAGCGTTCTTAACGATGCTTGCTTCAACCTTGATGTTTAAGGTTTTGAGCAGTGCTGCTAGTGACAAATTGCGATATCAGATGCTCTTTAAGATAGGTGCACGTCGGCGAATTTTAAAGCGGTCGGTTGCTGAAGAAATTGGCACGCTGTTCTTGATACCTGGTGTTCTAGGCGTTATTGATGTTCTGTTTGGATTACAGTTATTTAGAACAATTTTATACCACCCGTATGCCGGAATTTGGCTGCCATTCACTATTTTTATTGTTTTGTATTTCTTCTATTATGTTTTGACAGTTCACCTTTATGAAAAAATCGTGCTGGCAAAAAATTAG
- a CDS encoding ABC transporter permease, protein MIWKLSLTGIKSRFKDYLVLFSGLVVASMIFYMFLTIAINPSFMTHDVNAPYQYLSFIFGLGIVLLAIITLVYLMYANSFLLNMRQHDYGMFMMLGARSSRVGLLIFCETLITGTLAAVVGIVIGFGLTALVSQLLIHNLGLSITHFQVVLPNAILWTLVFFVVLFFIGALHNVRKLTRSKVIDLLHEQQEPARLGHHSVWHAIEAVLGLVLLAAGYYVLSLPPTAIFTTMPVALVTIVAGSYCIFNALLTTVINMLLKKKSFSYRGLRLFTLGQLKFRLHDYTKILTVISLLFALALGAITVGLNFNTLKDQVQMSTYYDGTIVSDSPQVRRETAKLDVKSEQTYHYKETAKYLYFNQAEFKHHPVKTMHFEQKNGQATYHLQQLPTNKLSKPGTDANEIFGGMVPNGTPKIIQLVSPKQWQTLAGKQKFVQFIRVKDFDKDYPILLKIGEEQVKENKSFSDVNNISKASAYKMMLGMASGFEFMGFFLGIAFLTMLASTLMFKVLSGAASDKIRYKMLFKIGARERVLRRSISSEIGILFLVPGILGVIDVLFGLKLFKALLPNPYANIWLPFLIFIVLYFLYYELTVKLYERIVLTKEL, encoded by the coding sequence ATGATTTGGAAATTATCTTTAACGGGAATTAAGAGCCGCTTTAAAGACTATCTTGTCTTGTTTTCTGGATTAGTTGTTGCCAGCATGATCTTTTACATGTTCTTGACGATTGCGATTAATCCATCTTTTATGACTCATGATGTAAACGCGCCATACCAGTACCTGAGCTTCATTTTTGGTTTAGGGATTGTGCTATTAGCAATCATCACATTAGTGTATTTAATGTATGCTAATTCGTTCTTGCTTAATATGCGCCAGCATGATTACGGGATGTTCATGATGCTTGGGGCAAGAAGTTCACGTGTGGGTCTGCTGATTTTTTGTGAAACCCTAATTACGGGAACGTTAGCTGCAGTTGTCGGAATTGTGATTGGCTTTGGTCTGACGGCGTTAGTTTCACAACTGCTTATTCATAATTTGGGATTAAGTATTACGCACTTTCAGGTTGTTTTGCCTAATGCCATTTTATGGACGTTAGTTTTCTTCGTTGTCTTGTTCTTTATTGGTGCGCTGCACAATGTACGTAAGCTCACTCGCAGCAAGGTAATCGACCTGTTGCATGAGCAGCAGGAGCCAGCAAGATTGGGTCATCATTCAGTCTGGCATGCAATCGAAGCTGTTTTAGGGCTTGTATTATTAGCTGCCGGCTATTACGTATTGAGTTTGCCACCGACAGCGATTTTTACGACAATGCCCGTAGCACTAGTAACAATTGTTGCTGGGTCATATTGCATCTTTAACGCCCTGCTCACGACCGTTATTAACATGTTGTTAAAGAAAAAGAGCTTCTCCTATCGTGGGTTGCGGCTATTTACCTTAGGTCAATTGAAGTTTCGCCTGCATGATTACACCAAGATTTTAACGGTGATTTCGTTATTGTTTGCTTTAGCTTTAGGAGCAATTACCGTTGGCTTAAACTTCAATACTTTAAAAGATCAGGTGCAAATGAGCACTTATTATGACGGCACAATTGTCAGCGATTCACCGCAGGTTAGGCGTGAAACGGCCAAGCTAGATGTGAAGTCTGAGCAAACTTATCATTATAAGGAAACTGCTAAGTATTTATACTTTAACCAAGCAGAATTTAAGCATCATCCGGTTAAAACGATGCATTTTGAGCAAAAAAACGGTCAGGCAACGTATCATTTACAACAATTGCCGACAAACAAATTGTCGAAGCCGGGAACAGATGCCAATGAGATTTTTGGTGGGATGGTGCCTAATGGTACACCTAAAATTATTCAGTTAGTTTCACCAAAACAGTGGCAGACTTTAGCTGGAAAGCAAAAGTTTGTTCAATTCATTCGGGTAAAAGACTTTGACAAGGATTATCCGATTTTACTCAAGATTGGTGAAGAGCAGGTTAAAGAAAATAAGAGCTTCAGTGATGTTAACAATATTAGCAAGGCCTCAGCCTACAAAATGATGTTAGGCATGGCCAGCGGATTTGAATTCATGGGCTTTTTCTTGGGGATTGCCTTTTTGACAATGCTAGCTTCAACATTAATGTTCAAGGTGTTAAGTGGCGCAGCTAGTGACAAGATTCGTTACAAGATGCTCTTCAAGATTGGGGCACGTGAGCGAGTCTTGCGGCGCTCGATTAGCAGCGAGATAGGAATTCTGTTTCTTGTACCGGGGATTTTGGGCGTGATTGATGTATTATTCGGCCTGAAATTATTTAAGGCATTATTACCTAATCCATATGCCAATATCTGGTTGCCATTCTTGATTTTTATCGTTTTGTACTTCTTGTATTACGAATTAACAGTTAAACTTTACGAGCGGATCGTATTGACAAAAGAATTATAG
- a CDS encoding amino acid ABC transporter ATP-binding protein, whose translation MSAKIEVKNLVKNFGSNKVLKNIDLTVDDNEVVVIIGPSGSGKSTLLRTLNKLEEPTSGTVIVDGINIADPKTDMNKVRENIGMVFQHFNLFNNLSVGANIMLAPVELKKLDKDAADKQAKKLLETVGLADKFDATVQSLSGGQQQRVAIARALAMNPDVMLFDEPTSALDPEMVGDVLAVMKKLAKQGMTMVVVTHEMGFAKEVADRVVFVADGKILEQGTPEAMFDHPQNPRLQDFLDKVLNV comes from the coding sequence ATGAGTGCGAAAATAGAAGTAAAGAATTTAGTTAAAAACTTTGGCAGTAACAAGGTTTTAAAAAATATTGACTTAACTGTTGACGATAATGAGGTTGTCGTTATTATCGGGCCGTCTGGTTCGGGTAAGAGTACCCTGTTGCGGACACTTAACAAGCTTGAGGAGCCAACTTCGGGTACGGTCATTGTTGACGGGATTAATATTGCTGATCCGAAAACGGACATGAACAAGGTGCGCGAGAATATCGGCATGGTGTTCCAGCACTTTAACCTGTTTAATAATTTGTCGGTTGGCGCCAATATTATGCTAGCTCCTGTTGAATTAAAAAAGTTAGATAAGGACGCTGCTGATAAGCAGGCTAAAAAGTTGCTCGAAACCGTTGGTTTAGCAGATAAATTTGACGCCACAGTCCAATCGTTGTCTGGTGGTCAGCAGCAACGGGTGGCAATTGCTCGGGCACTGGCAATGAATCCTGACGTAATGCTTTTTGACGAGCCGACGTCGGCACTTGATCCAGAAATGGTTGGCGATGTTTTAGCCGTAATGAAGAAGCTGGCTAAACAGGGGATGACAATGGTTGTTGTTACTCACGAAATGGGCTTTGCCAAGGAAGTTGCTGATCGTGTCGTCTTTGTCGCTGATGGGAAAATTTTGGAGCAAGGTACGCCAGAAGCAATGTTTGACCATCCGCAAAATCCGCGGTTGCAGGACTTCTTAGATAAGGTACTGAACGTTTAA
- a CDS encoding ABC transporter substrate-binding protein, giving the protein MAGCGAAKNTSKGTHQDNKTVKIGVNMELSGTAAGYGNAQKQGIQLAAEQINGAGGINVNGHKKKIKLIIRDNKTTIATSASVAAQLTTKDKVAAIVGPATTNAGTAEIPNLTKASVPSVSPSATDPGYTLQKNGKVQPFVFRACFQNNFQGRSAARFAENKLKAQRVAVYADNSSDYGTGLAKAFKQTFKGKIVDSQTYSEGDKDFNAVLTSFKGKKIDAIYVPGYYTEVGLIVKQARQMGIKVPIIGSDGMADPKLAQIAGAKNATNVYYTTPFSVHVAAKNPTAVKFMNAYKARYHTTAPTFSALAYDSVYMVKKAIEDEKSDDSVKIAAGLAKIKDFDGVTGKITVNKTHDPEMPIAIEQMTDGKVSNSFSIE; this is encoded by the coding sequence ATGGCTGGTTGTGGTGCTGCTAAGAATACAAGCAAGGGCACACACCAAGACAATAAAACGGTCAAGATTGGGGTTAACATGGAATTGTCTGGGACAGCAGCTGGTTATGGTAATGCCCAAAAGCAAGGGATTCAGCTGGCAGCCGAGCAGATTAATGGTGCTGGTGGTATTAATGTCAATGGTCATAAGAAAAAGATTAAGCTAATTATTCGTGATAATAAGACAACAATCGCAACGTCGGCCTCGGTAGCGGCACAATTGACCACTAAGGATAAGGTGGCCGCAATTGTGGGGCCGGCTACAACTAATGCTGGGACAGCGGAAATTCCTAATTTGACTAAAGCGAGCGTACCGAGTGTTAGTCCGTCAGCGACCGATCCGGGTTATACGCTGCAGAAGAATGGCAAGGTGCAACCGTTTGTGTTCCGGGCATGTTTTCAGAATAATTTCCAAGGACGCAGTGCCGCTCGCTTTGCAGAAAATAAGTTAAAGGCGCAACGTGTGGCGGTATATGCCGATAACTCAAGTGATTATGGTACAGGACTAGCTAAGGCATTCAAGCAAACTTTCAAAGGCAAGATTGTCGATAGTCAGACTTATTCCGAAGGTGATAAAGACTTTAATGCAGTGTTGACTTCATTTAAAGGAAAGAAAATTGACGCGATTTATGTTCCAGGCTATTACACCGAAGTTGGTTTAATTGTTAAGCAAGCACGGCAAATGGGCATTAAGGTACCAATTATCGGTAGTGATGGTATGGCTGACCCGAAGCTCGCACAAATTGCCGGTGCCAAGAACGCAACTAACGTTTACTACACCACACCATTTTCAGTTCATGTTGCAGCTAAAAACCCAACAGCCGTTAAATTTATGAATGCTTACAAGGCACGTTACCACACAACAGCGCCAACGTTCTCGGCTTTAGCTTATGATTCGGTTTATATGGTTAAGAAGGCAATTGAGGACGAAAAGTCCGATGATTCTGTCAAAATTGCAGCTGGTCTTGCTAAGATCAAAGACTTTGATGGGGTTACCGGTAAAATCACCGTTAACAAGACTCATGATCCAGAGATGCCAATTGCAATTGAACAAATGACCGATGGCAAAGTAAGCAATTCATTTAGTATCGAATAA
- a CDS encoding branched-chain amino acid ABC transporter permease codes for MQTVLQQIINALSLGSIYALLALGYSMVYGIIKLINFAHGDIYMLGAFAAYYVISLWHFNFITALLTAMIVGALSGVVIEYFAYRPLRKSPRIAVLITAIGVSFLLENGMSYLVGSNARSFPQVIEQVNYNLGGVLISNIQILILVTALILMVLLQLIIKKTKMGRAMRAVSVDPEAAELVGVNVNHTISFTFALGSALAGAAGILIGMYYNQIDPLMGMTPGIKAFVAAVLGGIGSVPGASLGGFLIGILETFFQSIGLSAYKDAVVYLVLIVILLFLPAGIFGKNTEEKV; via the coding sequence TTGCAAACAGTCTTACAGCAGATTATCAATGCCTTATCACTCGGGTCGATTTATGCTCTATTAGCGCTCGGCTACAGTATGGTTTACGGTATTATCAAGTTAATCAATTTCGCTCACGGTGACATATACATGCTTGGCGCTTTTGCGGCCTACTATGTAATCAGTCTTTGGCATTTTAATTTTATTACGGCGCTGCTCACGGCAATGATTGTTGGTGCGCTATCTGGTGTTGTGATTGAATACTTTGCTTATCGGCCATTACGCAAGTCGCCGCGGATTGCGGTTTTAATTACGGCAATTGGGGTGTCGTTTTTGTTAGAAAACGGCATGTCCTACTTGGTAGGGTCAAATGCACGTAGCTTTCCCCAAGTGATTGAGCAGGTCAACTACAATTTGGGCGGGGTATTAATTTCAAATATTCAGATATTGATTTTGGTAACAGCCCTGATTTTGATGGTTTTACTGCAATTAATTATTAAGAAAACCAAAATGGGTCGCGCTATGCGGGCAGTCTCGGTTGATCCAGAAGCAGCCGAATTAGTTGGTGTTAATGTTAATCACACGATTTCGTTTACCTTTGCTTTGGGTTCGGCTCTAGCGGGTGCTGCCGGAATTTTAATTGGCATGTATTACAACCAGATTGACCCGTTAATGGGGATGACACCGGGCATTAAGGCCTTTGTTGCCGCTGTTTTAGGTGGTATTGGGTCAGTTCCAGGAGCAAGTCTAGGGGGCTTCTTGATTGGTATTTTGGAAACCTTCTTCCAGTCAATTGGCCTGTCAGCTTACAAAGATGCGGTTGTTTACCTTGTCTTGATTGTAATTTTACTCTTCTTACCAGCTGGTATTTTTGGTAAAAATACTGAAGAAAAGGTTTAG